A section of the Larus michahellis chromosome 1, bLarMic1.1, whole genome shotgun sequence genome encodes:
- the LOC141737671 gene encoding endonuclease domain-containing 1 protein-like, whose protein sequence is MLLLLLLQVSATCLWLGRSEVVTSFQGSCPQFFFRQTPPNQALEPQNPAWICQRYGNQYYFATLYDRTRRIPVYSAYVYNPTPCPRTNPWMIEPQLVGLNYPKTMEKTSTFLKDFNVTLKQLGDSQAILKDYRDLKGLHRGHLNPCGHHNDSNSMNATFTLTNIVPQDEKLNIGAWKNYEQQTMKNKTQDCKTTYVVVGAVPGNNYIAKGRVNKPSYIWSSACCEVDNNHRKAWAVIAENDKNAVTLLTLGGLENTLTQLYSGNQVSLFDSACPRQ, encoded by the exons atgctgttgctgctgcttctgcaggtCTCGGCGACCTGCCTCTGGCTGGGACGCAGTGAGGTGGTGACATCCTTTCAAGGTTCATGCCCTCAGTTTTTCTTCCGGCAAACCCCCCCAAATCAAGCCCTGGAACCGCAGAACCCAGCCTGGATCTGCCAGCGTTACGGGAACCAGTATTACTTTGCCACCCTGTACGACAGGACCCGGCGTATTCCCGTGTACTCCGCTTACGTATACAATCCCACACCTTGTCCGAGAACTAACCCATGGATGATTGAGCCCCAG CTGGTGGGTCTAAATTATCCCAAAACTATGGAAAAAACAAGTACCTTCTTAAAAGATTTCAACGTTACCTTAAAGCAACTCGGCGACAGCCAAGCTATCCTCAAAGACTACAGGGACCTGAAGGGTTTGCACCGTGGCCATTTGAACCCGTGTGGACATCACAACGACTCCAACAGCATGAACGCTACCTTCACCCTCACCAACATAGTCCCCcaggatgagaaactcaacattgGTGCCTGGAAAAACTATGAGCAGCAAACGATGAAGAATAAGACCCAGGACTGTAAGACCACCTACGTCGTCGTGGGCGCCGTGCCTGGGAACAACTATATTGCCAAGGGGAGGGTTAATAAACCCAGCTACATCTGGTCAAGTGCCTGCTGCGAGGTGGACAACAACCACAGGAAGGCTTGGGCGGTCATTGCCGAGAACGACAAGAATGCGGTCACGCTCCTCAcgctgggggggctggagaaCACGTTGACCCAACTCTACAGTGGGAACCAGGTTTCTCTGTTTGACAGCGCCTGTCCCCGGCAATAA